The genome window CCTACGATATTCAGAGGAAGATGGAGGCCAGCAGGAAGAAGAGTGACCGCCAGCTTACCATCGGAATGAGCAAGAAAGAAATACAGGCGCTTAAAAAGGTGCTTGAGAAGGTGTTATATAATATTTCCGAACCGTAGGAGTAAGAAGCGTGAGGAAATGACAGGAGGAATAGAAGATGAGCTATGCAGACAAGATATTTGTAGAGATGTGCCGGGATATCATCGAAGGCGGCACCAGTACAGAAGGAGAGAAGGTGCGGCCGCACTGGGAGGACGGAAGCCTGGCCTATACGATAAAACGTTTTGGCGTGGTGAATCGTTATGATCTGCGAAAAGAATTTCCGGCGCTGACGCTCAGAAGGACGGCGATCAAGAGCTGTACGGACGAGCTGTTATGGATCTGGCAGAAGAAATCCAATAATATTCATGAGCTGAACAGTCATATCTGGGACAGTTGGGCAGATGAAGAGGGTTCCATCGGTAAGGCTTATGGGTATCAGATGGGCGTAAAGCATCAGTATAAAGAGGGAATGATGGATCAGGTCGACCGGGTGATCTACGATTTAAAGCATAATCCTTACAGCCGCAGGATCATGACCAATATTTACGTGCATCAGGATCTGCACGAGATGAATCTGTATCCCTGCGCCTATAGCATGACGTTCAATGTGACCCGGGATAAAGACAGCGGGAAGCTGGTTCTGAATGGAATTTTGAACCAGCGCTCCCAGGACGTGTTAACTGCCAATAACTGGAATGTTTGCCAGTATGCGGTGCTTATGCATATGCTGGCTCAGGTATGTGATATGCAGGTGGGAGAATTTGTACATGTGATCGCTGACGCCCACATTTATGACAGGCATATACCGCTTGTGGAGGAACTGATCACGCGGGAAATGAAACCGGCGCCTACGTTCTGGCTGAATCCGGAAGTGAAGGATTTCTACCAGTTCACGCGGGACGATGTCCGGCTTGAGAATTATGAGACCGGGCCGCAGATCAAGGACATCCCGGTCGCAATATAAGGGAAGATCCATGATCCATTGGACCTTCACTTAGGAATGCACGGCGATTAAGAAAAAGAAGTCTGGCATATAGCGAAGAAGAGAAAGGATTGGATGAGAAAATGAAATTGATCGTTGCCGTTGATAAGAATTGGGCTATCGGGAAGAATAACCGTATGATGTGGAGCATTCCCGCGGATATGAAGTTTTTCAGGGAGACGACGAAGGGTAACATCGTGATTATGGGGAGAAAAACTTTGGAGAGTTTTCCGCAGGGACAGCCTCTTAAGAATAGAGTGAATATTGTGATTACACAGAACCAGGATTACAAAGTAAAAGATGCGATCGTGGTCCACAGTGTTGAGGAAGCCCTAAAGGAGAGCCAAAAACATGAGGGCGAAGCATTTGTGATTGGCGGGGAGAGCATTTACCGGGCCATGCTTCCCTATTGTGATACGGCCCTGGTCACGAAGATCGATTACGCCTACGAGGCGGACACCTGGTTCCCGAACCTTGACGAAGAGGAAGACTGGGAGATGACGGAAGAAGGGGAGGAGCAGACCTGCTTCGATCTGGAATTCGCATTTACGAAATATGAGAGGATAAAGAAATAATTGGAGATTCTGCATTGACGAGAGGAAGCAATGCAAAATCGCGGAAATAATAAAATAAATCAAGAAAATATGCAAAAAGTGTCATTGACAAATGCAGGTGATGGTAAGTATAATGGTTACAATCAGTTGTGACATATAGGAAATGCTATGACAGGGAGGAGTACATAATTTTCTGATGCAAAGAGAGGGAACGGCGGGTGTAAGTTCTCGTGAAGAGATTATGGAAGTAGCCTTTGAGCAGCGAACCAAACGGGCGGCGGGCCTTAGTAGACTTCGACGTGACTCTCACGTTACAGAGAAACAATATCGGACAAAAGGTCCCGTATTGACAGAGTGCAGAGAGAATTCTCTGAATTTAGGTGGTAACACGGATTGTATATTCGCCCTAGGCTAGCAATAGTTTAGGGCATTTTTATTGTAACTGTCAGGTATACTGATATGGCAGAAAATGAAAGACGTAACACGAAAATATAAGGGAGGTAACAGCATGAAGAAAATTTCGGGGAACAAATTGCTGGTGAAGGCACTTCGGGAGGAAGGCGTAGATATCCTGTTTGGATATCCGGGAGCCTGCACGATCGATATCAGTGATGAAATTTACAAACAGAATTATACGAAGGTGATTCTCCCCAGGCATGAGCAGGCTCTGGTGCACGCGGCGGACGCCTATGCAAGGTCGACCGGCAAGGTGGGAGTGTGTCTGGTGACCAGTGGCCCGGGAGCGACCAACCTGGTGACGGGGCTTGCGACCGCGAACTATGACAGTGTGCCGCTGGTGTGTTTTACGGGCCAGGTGGCGCGGCATCTGATTGGAAATGATGCATTTCAAGAAGTAGACATTGTGGGAATTACCAGAAGTATCACCAAATACGGAATCACCGTAAAGAAAAGGGAGGATCTTGGACGGATCATCAAGGAAGCCTTCTA of Roseburia hominis contains these proteins:
- a CDS encoding dihydrofolate reductase, which codes for MKLIVAVDKNWAIGKNNRMMWSIPADMKFFRETTKGNIVIMGRKTLESFPQGQPLKNRVNIVITQNQDYKVKDAIVVHSVEEALKESQKHEGEAFVIGGESIYRAMLPYCDTALVTKIDYAYEADTWFPNLDEEEDWEMTEEGEEQTCFDLEFAFTKYERIKK
- the thyA gene encoding thymidylate synthase; the encoded protein is MSYADKIFVEMCRDIIEGGTSTEGEKVRPHWEDGSLAYTIKRFGVVNRYDLRKEFPALTLRRTAIKSCTDELLWIWQKKSNNIHELNSHIWDSWADEEGSIGKAYGYQMGVKHQYKEGMMDQVDRVIYDLKHNPYSRRIMTNIYVHQDLHEMNLYPCAYSMTFNVTRDKDSGKLVLNGILNQRSQDVLTANNWNVCQYAVLMHMLAQVCDMQVGEFVHVIADAHIYDRHIPLVEELITREMKPAPTFWLNPEVKDFYQFTRDDVRLENYETGPQIKDIPVAI